The following coding sequences are from one Sphingobium sp. RAC03 window:
- a CDS encoding rhamnogalacturonan acetylesterase, which produces MPSSAALFLMLAAAAGGQTIVLNRDSLQPYQAASHGVEPGGNAQGFAYSIALPEGRYRVTVRLGDRTRAGDTTVKAEARRLMLRSVRTSKGEEVERHFLVDVRTSALPPPPPTAPGGDRVRIDARDAQEFTWDDKLTLEFLGQPAVRSIRIEPVTAPAIFLAGDSTVTDQYAEPAASWGQMLPALLDDRIVVANHAKSGETLKSFLTSLRFDKLLSAMRPGDWLFIQFGHNDQKQQWPQTWVAPASTYPAYLRAYIAEARRRGAHPVLVTSPERRNFDAQGKIVDTLSDYAAAVRKVAAEDGVPLIDLNADSRAIYEALGPDRAAAAFNEDGRDKTHHNNYGAWLLASAVAQRIRDTIPALAPHVTANAFTPGKPPTAKQVAIPPSLIHSDQRPAGN; this is translated from the coding sequence ATGCCGTCCAGCGCTGCGCTCTTCCTGATGCTGGCGGCCGCTGCCGGGGGGCAGACCATCGTCCTTAACCGCGACTCGTTGCAACCCTATCAGGCGGCAAGCCACGGCGTCGAACCGGGCGGCAATGCGCAGGGTTTTGCCTATTCCATCGCGCTGCCCGAAGGCCGTTATCGCGTGACTGTGCGATTGGGGGACCGGACGCGGGCGGGCGATACGACGGTCAAGGCCGAGGCGCGCCGCCTGATGCTGCGCTCTGTACGCACCAGCAAAGGTGAGGAAGTCGAACGGCATTTCCTGGTGGATGTCCGCACGTCCGCTCTGCCGCCGCCGCCGCCCACGGCGCCGGGTGGCGACCGGGTGCGGATCGACGCGCGTGATGCGCAGGAATTTACCTGGGACGACAAGCTGACGCTGGAGTTCCTCGGTCAACCGGCTGTCCGATCGATCCGCATCGAGCCGGTCACGGCCCCGGCGATCTTTCTGGCGGGTGATTCCACCGTCACCGATCAATATGCCGAACCGGCGGCGAGTTGGGGCCAGATGTTGCCCGCGCTGCTGGATGACCGGATCGTCGTCGCCAATCACGCGAAGTCGGGCGAGACGCTCAAGTCCTTCCTGACCAGCCTGCGCTTCGACAAATTGCTGTCCGCGATGCGTCCGGGCGACTGGCTCTTCATCCAGTTCGGCCATAATGACCAGAAGCAGCAATGGCCGCAGACCTGGGTCGCACCGGCTTCGACCTACCCCGCCTATCTGCGCGCCTATATCGCCGAAGCGCGACGGCGCGGCGCGCATCCCGTGCTGGTGACATCGCCCGAACGGCGCAATTTCGATGCGCAGGGGAAGATCGTCGATACGCTGAGCGACTATGCGGCGGCGGTGCGGAAGGTCGCGGCGGAAGATGGCGTCCCGCTGATCGACCTGAACGCGGACAGCCGCGCCATCTATGAAGCGCTTGGCCCTGATCGGGCAGCCGCAGCTTTCAACGAAGATGGCAGAGACAAGACCCATCATAATAATTATGGCGCGTGGCTGCTGGCCAGTGCCGTGGCGCAGCGTATCCGTGATACCATCCCGGCGCTGGCTCCCCATGTCACCGCCAATGCCTTCACCCCTGGCAAGCCACCAACGGCCAAGCAGGTCGCCATCCCCCCCAGCCTGATCCACAGCGATCAGCGCCCGGCCGGGAACTGA
- a CDS encoding rhamnogalacturonidase, with protein sequence MTRRDLALGLASLPLAALPFPAHAARRFDVRDHGARGDGIAIDSDAINAAIEAASCNGGGTVLLTRGRYLCFSIRLRSRVTLLLAEGAVIEAADPARHGGRYDLPEEGIDQLYQDFGHSHWHNSLIWGDDVREVAILGPGGIDGAGLTRDGPGARWKRQAGERPLSMRAMTQAQIDDLEPTAAAMAGKGNKAIAFKNGRDIRLSGFTIRKGGHFAILATGTQKLRIDGLTIDTDRDGIDLDCVRDVVVERCRVNSPNDDAIVIKSSHALGRAIAAEDILIRDCDVSGYDMGSLIDGTRTTRQQIAPDQDRVTGRIKLGTESNGGYRNIRIEDCRFTRCRGLALETVDGGVMEHIVAHRLTMRDVTTAPLFLRLGDRRRGPEGTGIGAIRHVEISEVDARGIDHRFPATIAGLPGHPIRDVTLRDIHLDYEGGGTAQDAARRPGELADAYPEPSMFGVLPAWALWARHAERLTIERFSAATRSPDQRPPLLFDDVRHLTVRNTPLWR encoded by the coding sequence ATGACTCGCCGCGATCTGGCGTTGGGGCTGGCCAGTCTCCCGCTGGCGGCCCTGCCCTTCCCCGCCCATGCCGCGCGGCGCTTCGACGTGCGCGATCATGGTGCGCGCGGCGACGGCATCGCGATCGACAGCGATGCGATCAACGCGGCGATCGAGGCGGCATCGTGCAACGGCGGCGGCACCGTCCTCCTGACGCGCGGGCGCTATCTCTGCTTCTCGATCCGGCTGCGGAGTCGCGTCACGTTGCTGTTGGCCGAAGGCGCGGTGATCGAAGCGGCCGATCCGGCGCGCCATGGCGGGCGCTATGACCTGCCCGAAGAGGGAATCGACCAGCTGTATCAGGATTTTGGTCATAGCCATTGGCATAACAGCCTGATCTGGGGCGATGATGTGCGCGAAGTCGCCATCCTTGGCCCCGGCGGAATCGATGGCGCTGGCCTGACCCGCGATGGCCCCGGTGCGCGCTGGAAGCGCCAGGCAGGCGAGCGTCCGCTGTCGATGCGGGCGATGACGCAGGCGCAGATTGATGACCTGGAACCGACCGCCGCTGCGATGGCTGGCAAGGGCAACAAGGCGATCGCGTTCAAAAATGGCCGCGACATCCGCCTGTCGGGCTTCACCATTCGCAAGGGCGGGCATTTCGCCATATTGGCGACGGGCACGCAAAAGCTGCGCATCGATGGGCTGACGATCGATACCGACCGCGACGGCATCGATCTCGATTGCGTGCGCGACGTGGTGGTGGAGCGCTGCCGCGTCAATTCGCCCAATGACGATGCCATCGTGATCAAGAGCAGCCATGCGCTGGGGCGGGCGATCGCCGCTGAAGACATATTGATCCGCGATTGTGACGTGTCGGGCTATGATATGGGATCGCTGATCGACGGCACCCGGACGACCCGCCAGCAGATCGCCCCCGATCAGGATCGCGTCACGGGCCGGATCAAACTGGGGACCGAGAGCAATGGCGGTTATCGCAATATCCGTATCGAGGATTGCCGCTTCACCCGCTGCCGGGGGCTGGCACTGGAGACGGTGGATGGCGGGGTGATGGAGCATATCGTCGCGCATCGGCTGACCATGCGCGACGTTACTACCGCGCCCCTTTTCCTGCGGCTGGGCGACCGGCGGCGCGGGCCGGAGGGGACAGGGATCGGCGCGATCCGCCATGTGGAGATAAGCGAGGTCGATGCGCGTGGTATCGATCATCGCTTCCCGGCCACGATTGCGGGCCTGCCCGGCCATCCGATCCGCGACGTGACGTTGCGCGATATCCACCTGGACTATGAGGGCGGCGGCACGGCGCAGGATGCCGCACGGCGGCCCGGCGAACTGGCCGACGCTTATCCGGAACCCAGTATGTTCGGCGTGCTGCCCGCCTGGGCGCTGTGGGCGCGGCACGCGGAGCGGTTGACGATCGAGCGGTTCTCGGCGGCGACACGCTCGCCCGACCAGCGTCCGCCCTTGCTGTTCGACGATGTGCGGCATCTGACGGTGCGAAACACGCCACTGTGGCGTTGA
- a CDS encoding L-rhamnose mutarotase, with translation MSIHAFKMQLKPGVVDEYRRRHDELWPELSDLLRQSGISDYSIFLDEDTLSLFAVLTLAAENQRDTLPDHPVMQKWWAYMAPLMEVEPDNRPKEWPLPLLFHMD, from the coding sequence ATGTCGATCCACGCCTTCAAGATGCAATTGAAGCCCGGCGTCGTGGACGAATATCGTCGCCGCCATGACGAGTTATGGCCCGAACTGTCCGATCTGCTGCGCCAGTCGGGTATCTCCGATTATTCCATCTTTCTGGATGAAGATACGCTCAGCCTGTTCGCTGTGCTGACGCTGGCGGCGGAGAATCAGCGCGACACGCTGCCCGATCATCCCGTGATGCAGAAATGGTGGGCCTATATGGCGCCGTTGATGGAGGTCGAGCCGGACAATAGACCCAAGGAATGGCCGCTCCCCCTGCTGTTCCACATGGATTGA
- a CDS encoding glycoside hydrolase family 35 protein → MRSLIAALLLGSALAIPAMAQVAKPTANLSAPVKSFGRVSYDARSLMIDGERKIIWGGEFHPFRLPSPDLWRDILQKMKASGFNTVALYFDWGYHSPKQGVYDFTGIRDLDRLLTMAEEEGLYVITRAGPYVNAELSRGGFPGWLVNQRARARTDDPDYLKAVDEWLSQINPIIARHQINVDKQRQGGVILHQIENELALTTPAQRRYMDHLYAKARADGITVPIFHNDQGRNGYWTPESSTVDKVVTGPNDMYAFDGYPGGTCTVNGQPTRDVAAPDWGYYGTGGAKGGASASPDTPGFAAEFGGGWFDYWGSNGGYECNAIQRGKRFQRVFYGTNLANGIGIQSFYMTYGGTSWGWLPGPVVFTSYDYGAAISEPRALREKAQEMKQLGGLIASVPDLAGMIPAGPVEITSPNIQIYHNKSPETDARFLMVTHKPSNGQTNDSFTFTADLPDGRYTVPMRLNGFDAKWLVAGVTLGGQRLVYSTSELQSAQRQGKGDLMLLYGRGGEPGETVLRYTSAPTVTVIEGEATSRFDAAKGDLKLSYSHQGRAIVRIEGGGRPPLTLILADEAEAVRYWRQRDMLIRGPELVRHATVKGGTLALTGDTATQSPLEIWAPRTIRSVTWNGTKIVTRATPSGSLAASQPLAGPATFALPALTDWRMAKGSPEAEPAFDDSDWQAIDNRSSASITARPDGQPNMGMDAYGFHDGDVWYRGRFTGTPDAKTLSLYYGAGGSGLVQAWVDGQFIGEAETPGGLPRPITTGTARFALPASAQSGEHILSIMVRNNGHNWDLDSDDFHKEARGLISASLEGGPSGRSFAVPIAWKIQGKRGGETLADPVRGPANNGGLYGERMGWHLPGFDDKRWAKAAVPATQAEAGTSWYRTSFDLAVPKGQDATIALSFGDATKPRSPVRYRVLMFVNGWNMGQFIAHVGPQRTFPIPEGILNHRGKNHVALAVTSDGQPGDALEAVRLVTLHSVKGGLPVQMVTAPNAPSDLKE, encoded by the coding sequence ATGCGCTCCCTAATTGCCGCCCTGCTGCTGGGCTCCGCCCTGGCGATCCCTGCGATGGCGCAGGTTGCCAAGCCCACCGCCAACCTGTCCGCCCCGGTCAAGAGCTTTGGCCGCGTCTCCTATGATGCGCGCTCGCTGATGATCGATGGCGAGCGCAAGATCATCTGGGGCGGGGAATTCCACCCCTTCCGCCTGCCCTCGCCCGACCTGTGGCGCGACATATTGCAGAAGATGAAGGCGAGCGGGTTCAATACCGTCGCCCTCTATTTCGACTGGGGCTATCATAGCCCGAAACAGGGCGTGTACGACTTTACCGGCATCCGCGATCTCGACCGGCTGCTCACCATGGCGGAGGAGGAAGGCCTCTACGTCATCACCCGTGCCGGTCCCTATGTGAATGCCGAACTGTCGCGCGGCGGCTTTCCCGGCTGGCTGGTCAACCAGCGCGCGCGTGCGCGCACCGACGACCCGGATTATCTCAAGGCCGTCGATGAATGGCTCAGCCAAATCAACCCGATCATCGCGCGGCACCAGATCAATGTGGACAAGCAGCGCCAGGGCGGCGTCATCCTGCACCAGATCGAAAACGAACTGGCGCTGACGACGCCCGCACAGCGGCGCTATATGGATCACCTCTATGCCAAGGCGCGCGCCGACGGCATCACCGTGCCGATCTTCCACAATGATCAGGGCCGCAATGGCTATTGGACGCCGGAATCCTCGACGGTCGACAAGGTCGTCACCGGCCCCAACGACATGTATGCGTTCGATGGCTATCCGGGCGGCACCTGCACCGTCAACGGCCAGCCCACCCGCGATGTCGCAGCGCCCGATTGGGGCTATTATGGCACGGGCGGGGCGAAGGGCGGCGCGTCGGCTTCCCCCGACACGCCGGGATTTGCGGCCGAGTTTGGCGGTGGCTGGTTCGATTATTGGGGGTCGAACGGCGGCTATGAGTGCAACGCGATCCAGCGCGGCAAGCGGTTTCAGCGGGTCTTTTATGGCACCAACCTAGCCAACGGCATCGGTATCCAGAGCTTTTACATGACCTATGGCGGCACCAGCTGGGGCTGGCTGCCTGGCCCGGTGGTGTTCACCAGCTATGATTATGGCGCGGCGATTTCCGAACCCCGTGCGCTGCGCGAAAAGGCGCAGGAGATGAAGCAGTTGGGCGGCCTCATCGCGTCCGTCCCCGATCTGGCGGGCATGATTCCGGCCGGGCCGGTCGAGATCACATCGCCCAATATCCAGATTTATCATAATAAAAGCCCGGAAACCGACGCTCGTTTCCTGATGGTGACGCACAAGCCGTCCAACGGGCAGACGAACGACAGCTTCACCTTTACTGCCGACCTGCCCGATGGGCGTTATACCGTGCCGATGCGCCTCAATGGCTTTGACGCGAAATGGCTGGTCGCGGGCGTAACGCTGGGTGGGCAACGGCTGGTCTATTCCACGTCGGAACTGCAATCGGCGCAACGGCAGGGCAAGGGCGACCTGATGCTGCTCTATGGCCGTGGCGGGGAGCCGGGCGAAACCGTGCTGCGCTACACCAGCGCGCCGACCGTGACCGTGATCGAGGGGGAAGCCACCAGCCGTTTCGACGCGGCGAAGGGCGACTTGAAACTCAGCTACAGCCATCAAGGTCGCGCGATCGTGCGGATCGAGGGGGGCGGGCGGCCTCCGCTGACCTTGATCCTGGCCGATGAAGCCGAAGCCGTCCGCTATTGGCGGCAGCGCGACATGTTGATCCGTGGGCCGGAGCTTGTGCGCCATGCGACGGTGAAGGGCGGCACGCTGGCCCTGACCGGAGACACCGCGACGCAAAGTCCGCTCGAAATCTGGGCGCCGCGCACGATCCGCAGTGTGACGTGGAACGGCACGAAGATCGTCACCCGTGCCACGCCATCGGGCAGCCTTGCAGCATCGCAGCCGCTTGCCGGTCCTGCTACGTTCGCGCTGCCTGCGCTCACCGACTGGCGAATGGCCAAGGGTTCGCCCGAAGCAGAGCCAGCCTTCGACGATAGCGACTGGCAAGCGATCGACAATCGCTCATCGGCCAGCATTACCGCGCGACCCGATGGCCAGCCGAATATGGGTATGGACGCCTATGGCTTTCATGATGGCGATGTCTGGTATCGTGGCCGCTTCACCGGAACGCCCGATGCCAAGACGCTGTCGCTCTATTATGGCGCTGGCGGTTCTGGCCTTGTCCAGGCCTGGGTCGATGGACAATTTATCGGCGAGGCGGAAACGCCGGGCGGCCTGCCCCGGCCTATCACCACCGGCACGGCGCGCTTCGCCTTGCCCGCCAGTGCGCAGAGCGGCGAGCATATCCTGTCGATCATGGTCCGCAACAATGGCCATAATTGGGATCTGGACAGCGACGATTTCCACAAGGAGGCCCGTGGCCTGATCTCCGCATCGCTGGAAGGTGGCCCAAGTGGACGCAGCTTTGCCGTGCCGATCGCATGGAAGATTCAGGGCAAGCGCGGCGGCGAGACGCTGGCTGATCCTGTACGCGGCCCGGCCAATAATGGCGGCCTCTATGGCGAGCGCATGGGATGGCATCTGCCCGGCTTCGATGACAAGCGCTGGGCGAAAGCTGCGGTCCCTGCCACGCAGGCAGAAGCGGGAACCAGCTGGTATCGCACCAGCTTCGACCTGGCCGTGCCCAAGGGGCAGGACGCGACCATCGCGCTCAGCTTCGGCGACGCGACCAAGCCGCGATCGCCGGTTCGCTATCGCGTGCTGATGTTCGTCAATGGCTGGAACATGGGGCAGTTCATCGCCCATGTCGGGCCGCAACGCACCTTCCCCATTCCCGAAGGCATATTGAACCATCGGGGCAAGAACCATGTCGCGCTGGCCGTCACATCCGATGGCCAGCCGGGCGATGCGCTCGAAGCCGTGCGCCTCGTCACCCTTCATTCCGTGAAAGGCGGTCTGCCAGTGCAGATGGTTACCGCGCCAAACGCACCTTCAGACCTTAAGGAGTAA
- the bglB gene encoding beta-galactosidase BglB, with translation MAALNHDVPRAQVVDAIDRLMDNLVNIKDETGEFLLHLEDGRIIDTKGWAGWEWTHGIGLFGMWRYYEQTGDQKALGIIKQWFEDRFAEGTPTKNINTMAPFITLAYLYEHEPDPRYIPYLDTWAEWLMADDGLPKTEEGGFQHIVYNDENPGEMWDDTLMMSVLPLAKIGLLLNRPHYVEEAKRQFLIHIKYLFDTKTGLWFHGWDFNGRHNFAEALWARGNCWVTIAIPEIIEILDLPQGDAFRTFLIDTLAAQVKTLAQTQDADTGLWHTLIVDSTSYLEASATAGFAYGILKAVRKGYLPRHYEAVGIKAVRGVLANIDDAGELQQVSFGTAMGDTQQFYKDIALTSMPYGQSLAICALGEFLRSYI, from the coding sequence GTGGCCGCACTCAATCATGATGTCCCGCGCGCCCAAGTGGTCGACGCCATCGACCGGCTGATGGACAATCTCGTCAATATCAAGGACGAGACCGGCGAGTTTCTGCTCCATCTGGAGGATGGCCGCATCATCGACACCAAGGGTTGGGCCGGGTGGGAATGGACCCATGGGATCGGCCTGTTCGGCATGTGGCGTTATTATGAGCAGACCGGCGACCAAAAGGCGTTGGGCATCATCAAGCAATGGTTCGAGGATCGCTTTGCCGAAGGCACGCCGACCAAGAATATCAACACCATGGCGCCCTTCATCACGCTCGCATACCTGTATGAGCATGAGCCGGACCCGCGCTACATTCCCTATCTCGACACTTGGGCCGAATGGTTGATGGCGGATGATGGCCTGCCCAAGACCGAAGAGGGCGGCTTTCAGCATATCGTTTATAATGACGAAAATCCGGGCGAAATGTGGGACGACACGCTGATGATGTCGGTGCTGCCGCTGGCCAAGATCGGCCTGCTGCTGAACCGCCCCCATTATGTCGAGGAAGCCAAGCGCCAATTCCTCATCCACATCAAATATCTGTTCGATACCAAGACGGGCCTGTGGTTCCATGGGTGGGATTTCAACGGTCGTCATAATTTTGCAGAAGCGCTGTGGGCGCGCGGCAATTGCTGGGTGACGATCGCCATCCCTGAAATCATCGAGATACTGGATCTGCCGCAGGGTGATGCGTTCCGCACCTTCCTGATCGACACTTTGGCCGCCCAGGTGAAGACATTGGCGCAGACGCAGGACGCCGATACGGGCCTGTGGCACACGCTGATCGTCGATTCGACCAGCTATCTGGAAGCCTCGGCCACGGCCGGGTTCGCCTATGGCATTCTTAAGGCGGTGCGGAAGGGCTATCTCCCGCGCCATTATGAGGCTGTCGGCATCAAGGCGGTACGCGGCGTGCTGGCCAATATCGACGATGCGGGCGAGTTGCAGCAGGTGAGCTTTGGCACCGCGATGGGCGACACCCAGCAATTCTACAAGGATATTGCGCTGACCTCCATGCCCTATGGCCAGAGCCTCGCCATCTGCGCGCTGGGTGAATTTCTGCGCAGCTATATCTGA
- a CDS encoding MFS transporter → MPNPAPIRPVRLRNYLAYGSNDVLGAGSMAVISGWVLIFYTQFCGLSAGQAATIFAVARILDAVASPMIGYISDHFGSTRFGQRFGRRRFFILAAIPLLPSFALMWLPGQTFWYYLVSYVLFELVYAMEIIPFETLAAEMSSDYKTKAKFAGARILFGQASAILAGFLPLWLITTLGRDSADTFFYMGIIFAALFMLTAGLLYLFSWERHMPGGVELTQAAPTAGMGQAFKALYRNLFSTMRIRAFRLHLGMYLGGYISQDIFNAAFTFFVIFALTGSMAIASGLLGTMYIVQFVAVIIAINLALRASPSRAYQIAAASFAAGALTLIGLWVLDIPASSPMIWLPIILAGLGRGALNYIPWATYNYMADVDEIVTGQRREGSFAGVMTFVRKATQAAAVAGVGFIMQAGGFVSGAPVQSYDAILTIALLLGIGTVGMLGFGILVSTRFRLSPATHEVLMSEIEHLRGGAQTPTSPEAGRIVEDLSGWRYDQLWGRNPVAR, encoded by the coding sequence ATGCCCAACCCAGCACCCATTCGCCCCGTTCGCCTGCGCAATTATCTCGCTTATGGGTCCAATGACGTGTTGGGCGCAGGGTCGATGGCGGTCATTTCCGGTTGGGTATTGATCTTCTACACCCAGTTTTGCGGGCTTTCCGCCGGACAGGCGGCGACGATTTTTGCGGTCGCGCGTATCCTGGACGCCGTTGCTTCGCCGATGATCGGCTATATTTCAGACCATTTCGGCAGCACTCGGTTCGGCCAGCGTTTCGGGCGTCGGCGCTTTTTCATTCTCGCCGCTATCCCGCTATTGCCCAGCTTCGCGCTGATGTGGCTGCCGGGCCAGACCTTCTGGTATTATCTTGTCAGCTATGTGCTGTTTGAACTCGTCTATGCGATGGAGATCATCCCGTTCGAGACATTGGCTGCCGAAATGTCGAGCGATTATAAGACCAAGGCGAAGTTCGCAGGCGCGCGCATCCTGTTCGGGCAGGCGTCGGCCATTTTGGCGGGCTTCCTGCCGCTGTGGCTGATCACGACGCTGGGCCGCGACAGTGCCGACACGTTTTTCTATATGGGTATCATTTTCGCCGCGCTCTTCATGCTGACGGCCGGGCTGCTGTATCTGTTCAGTTGGGAACGGCATATGCCAGGCGGCGTGGAGCTGACGCAGGCTGCGCCGACCGCTGGCATGGGGCAGGCGTTCAAGGCGCTGTATCGCAACCTTTTTTCCACCATGCGTATTCGGGCGTTCCGGCTCCATCTGGGTATGTATCTGGGCGGCTATATCAGTCAGGATATTTTCAACGCGGCCTTCACCTTCTTCGTCATCTTTGCACTGACGGGGTCGATGGCGATCGCATCGGGGCTGCTTGGCACCATGTATATCGTGCAGTTCGTGGCGGTCATCATCGCGATCAACCTGGCGCTGCGGGCGTCGCCGTCGCGCGCCTATCAGATTGCGGCGGCCAGCTTCGCGGCGGGTGCGCTGACGCTCATCGGCCTTTGGGTGCTGGACATTCCGGCGAGCAGCCCGATGATCTGGTTACCGATCATCCTGGCGGGCCTGGGTCGTGGCGCGCTCAACTATATCCCCTGGGCGACCTATAATTATATGGCCGACGTGGACGAGATCGTCACCGGCCAGCGGCGTGAAGGCAGCTTTGCCGGTGTCATGACCTTCGTGCGCAAGGCGACGCAGGCCGCGGCTGTCGCGGGCGTGGGGTTCATCATGCAGGCGGGTGGCTTCGTGTCCGGTGCGCCAGTGCAAAGCTATGATGCCATCCTGACGATCGCTCTGTTGCTGGGCATCGGCACGGTGGGGATGCTGGGCTTTGGCATATTGGTGTCGACCCGCTTCCGTTTAAGCCCCGCCACGCACGAGGTTTTGATGTCGGAGATAGAGCATTTGCGGGGTGGCGCACAGACGCCTACCAGCCCGGAGGCGGGCCGGATCGTCGAGGATCTGTCAGGCTGGCGCTATGATCAGCTATGGGGCAGAAACCCGGTCGCCCGCTGA
- a CDS encoding SGNH/GDSL hydrolase family protein — protein sequence MRPVLFLAALALSATPAAAQHWSRSWMAAPLVWTAPADKRPDLTDRTVRQVVRLSSGGVRIRLRLSNEMAVAPLTIGAVHVALAGEDGAILPGTDRVVAFNRVQGATLSPRAPLLSDPIDLPVKPLTRLTISIHLPQGAAAPTVHAYAAATNWIAPGDQTAAINLTGATTIGPRLILSAVEVETARPAPTIVTLGDSITDGVRATNDSNRRWPDLLAERFQKAGRRNVAIANAGISANRLLSEGEGYNALARFDSDVLAVPGVSHVVILEGVNDIGAATAQNRPLPSADDLIGAYRQMIARARGNGVKVILATILPYKGAGYWSAEGEAVRIAVNEWIRTTDEADGMVDLAKAIADPADPARIAKPYDVGDALHPNDAGFAAMAAAFDLRLFR from the coding sequence ATGCGCCCCGTGCTATTTCTTGCCGCTCTTGCCTTGTCAGCCACGCCCGCTGCGGCCCAGCACTGGTCGCGCAGCTGGATGGCTGCGCCGCTCGTCTGGACCGCTCCCGCCGACAAGCGCCCGGACCTGACCGACCGCACGGTGCGGCAGGTCGTTCGCCTGTCCAGTGGCGGGGTGCGCATCCGGCTGCGCCTGTCCAACGAAATGGCGGTTGCGCCGCTGACGATAGGGGCCGTCCATGTTGCGCTCGCCGGGGAGGATGGCGCGATCCTGCCGGGCACTGACCGCGTCGTCGCGTTCAACCGCGTGCAGGGGGCCACGCTTTCTCCGCGCGCGCCGTTGCTGAGCGATCCGATCGACCTGCCGGTCAAGCCGCTCACCCGGCTGACGATCAGCATCCATCTGCCCCAGGGCGCAGCCGCGCCCACCGTCCATGCCTATGCCGCCGCCACCAACTGGATCGCGCCGGGTGATCAGACTGCAGCGATCAACCTGACCGGGGCGACGACCATCGGGCCGCGCCTGATCCTGTCCGCCGTGGAAGTGGAAACCGCCCGGCCCGCCCCCACCATCGTCACGCTGGGCGATTCCATCACCGACGGCGTGCGCGCGACAAATGACAGCAACCGGCGCTGGCCCGACCTGCTGGCCGAACGCTTCCAGAAGGCGGGGCGGAGGAATGTCGCGATCGCCAATGCCGGGATCAGCGCCAACCGCCTCTTGTCCGAAGGCGAGGGCTATAATGCGCTCGCGCGCTTCGACAGCGATGTGCTGGCGGTGCCGGGCGTCAGCCATGTGGTGATATTGGAAGGGGTCAATGATATCGGCGCGGCGACAGCACAGAACCGCCCCTTGCCGAGCGCCGATGACCTGATCGGCGCCTATCGTCAGATGATCGCGCGGGCGCGGGGCAATGGGGTCAAGGTCATCCTCGCCACCATCCTGCCCTATAAGGGTGCGGGCTATTGGAGCGCAGAGGGCGAGGCTGTTCGCATCGCCGTCAATGAGTGGATCCGCACGACCGACGAAGCCGATGGCATGGTCGATCTCGCCAAGGCGATCGCCGACCCCGCCGATCCGGCGCGGATAGCGAAACCCTATGATGTGGGCGACGCGCTGCACCCCAATGATGCGGGATTTGCGGCGATGGCGGCTGCGTTCGATCTGCGCCTGTTTCGATGA
- a CDS encoding family 43 glycosylhydrolase, whose translation MIAAALLLAAASAPIAPKPLYRDPVHDGAADASTVYDRDSGEWVMFYTNRRADLPMEDAKDVRWVHGTAIGTARSKDGAHWRYSGTVAIPESCTGETLWAPEVRFLDGQWHMWLTVVPGVFRDWNAPRFIVHLTSPDLATWKCGERLDLGSDRVIDASVITLPDGGYRLFFNDERENKAIRTADSKDLVHWTVGKRLTDTPGEGPKAFRWKGRWWLISDAWKGLLVMRSDDAETWTRQEGHILGVPGTHPTDRAKGQHPDIIVAGDRAYILYFVHQDGEAEAVDNADWKRRSVLQIAELVERDGIISVDRNAPVSVALKP comes from the coding sequence ATGATCGCTGCGGCGCTTCTGCTCGCGGCTGCCAGCGCACCGATTGCGCCCAAGCCGCTCTATCGCGACCCCGTGCATGATGGGGCAGCCGATGCTTCGACCGTCTATGACCGGGACAGCGGCGAATGGGTGATGTTCTATACCAACCGCCGCGCCGACCTGCCCATGGAAGACGCTAAGGACGTGCGGTGGGTCCATGGCACCGCGATCGGCACCGCCCGGTCGAAGGATGGCGCCCATTGGCGTTACAGCGGGACGGTCGCCATCCCCGAAAGCTGCACCGGCGAGACGCTTTGGGCACCCGAAGTCCGGTTTCTCGACGGGCAATGGCATATGTGGCTGACCGTCGTGCCGGGTGTGTTTCGCGACTGGAATGCGCCGCGCTTCATCGTCCACCTGACCAGCCCCGACTTAGCGACATGGAAATGCGGCGAGCGGCTCGATCTTGGCTCCGACCGGGTGATTGATGCCAGCGTCATAACGCTGCCTGACGGCGGCTATCGTCTCTTCTTCAATGATGAACGCGAGAATAAGGCGATCCGCACGGCGGACAGCAAAGACCTGGTCCACTGGACGGTTGGTAAGCGCCTGACCGACACGCCCGGCGAAGGCCCCAAGGCATTCCGCTGGAAGGGGCGTTGGTGGCTGATCTCCGACGCGTGGAAAGGGTTGTTGGTCATGCGGTCCGACGATGCGGAAACATGGACGCGGCAGGAGGGCCATATCCTTGGCGTTCCCGGCACCCATCCCACCGACCGCGCCAAGGGCCAGCACCCCGACATCATCGTCGCGGGCGACCGCGCCTATATCCTCTATTTCGTTCATCAGGATGGCGAAGCGGAAGCCGTGGACAACGCCGACTGGAAGCGCCGCAGCGTCCTCCAGATCGCGGAGCTGGTCGAACGCGATGGGATTATTTCGGTCGATCGCAATGCGCCGGTTTCGGTCGCGCTGAAACCCTGA